One Lepus europaeus isolate LE1 chromosome 7, mLepTim1.pri, whole genome shotgun sequence DNA segment encodes these proteins:
- the LOC133764564 gene encoding large ribosomal subunit protein eL39-like: protein MSSHKSFRIKRFLAKKQKQNRPIPQWIRMKTGNKIKYNSKRRHWRRTKLGL from the coding sequence ATGTCTTCTCACAAGAGCTTCAGAATCAAGAGGTTCctggccaaaaaacaaaaacaaaaccgccCCATTCCGCAATGGATTCGGATGAAAACTGGTAATAAAATCAAGTATAACTCCAAGAGGAGACATTGGAGAAGAACCAAGTTGGGTCTATAA